In the Aneurinibacillus soli genome, one interval contains:
- a CDS encoding SEC-C metal-binding domain-containing protein, translated as MIVIRTYEEMTSGEKRSLTLSIKKYADIFVDRHGNNGSGFASEEALVDEFYKGWLEESLASHYAWCAEKKAGGGYEVKGYHEQDQFVTEAKVKIRGILAEKMELDKLDTKEEASAVKEEAEQPTTRKKADMLTAVHLEKLVPNAERNAKKVAQRKKEGKLGRNDACPCGSGDKYKNCCEKKGIRYKRIRNKFIAT; from the coding sequence GTGATTGTTATTCGTACATATGAAGAAATGACAAGCGGAGAAAAGCGAAGCCTTACCCTTTCCATTAAAAAATACGCCGATATATTTGTAGACCGGCATGGAAATAATGGATCCGGTTTTGCGAGTGAAGAGGCGCTTGTGGATGAGTTCTATAAAGGATGGCTGGAAGAATCGCTGGCTTCCCATTATGCCTGGTGCGCGGAGAAGAAGGCAGGGGGCGGCTATGAGGTCAAAGGGTATCATGAACAGGATCAATTCGTAACGGAAGCAAAAGTAAAAATTCGCGGCATTCTTGCGGAAAAAATGGAGTTGGACAAGCTAGATACGAAAGAGGAGGCTTCTGCTGTAAAAGAAGAAGCAGAGCAACCGACAACTCGCAAGAAAGCAGACATGCTGACAGCAGTACATCTAGAGAAGCTCGTGCCAAATGCGGAGCGTAACGCAAAAAAGGTGGCACAGCGCAAGAAGGAAGGTAAGCTCGGACGTAATGATGCATGTCCGTGCGGCAGTGGCGACAAGTACAAAAACTGTTGTGAGAAGAAAGGCATTCGCTACAAGCGGATTCGCAATAAGTTTATTGCAACTTGA
- a CDS encoding APC family permease — MDHHGAHIDRDAEDLARLGYKQELKRNLTFFSNFAIAFSFISATTGIFGLFGNGLSTGGPAFIWSWPVVFIGQLLVALTMAEVASHYPIAGSIYQWCKNLVGPSYAWFAGWIYLVALLATIAAVDYGGAPYVAQLLGWDAGNTSTLFGITVVMVVLHTLINAFGVKLTALINNIGMVAEIAVMIVLATALFLVGVHHPITFTLETAGTAGDGSYLPVFLTAMLMSTWVLFGFDSAGSLAEEVIDPRRVVPKTIVSSLVLTFFVGGLALLAFVLAIPDLDTAMQSKVALSYVLESNLGQGVANGFIVLAVLAIFVCGTAVQATVSRLLYSFGRDEKVPFSFLWVKVSPKYETPIPAILFSGAFTIILTMSASALTYIVNICTIGIYLSYFSISLGALIARKRGWDGTAAPWNLGKWGRTVNVLSSIWGLFVIGNLCWPRTPDAPWYVNYAMPLLVAVVMALGGLYYMTIIRPKEKVAVFEETLSSAELSES, encoded by the coding sequence ATGGATCATCATGGAGCGCACATTGATCGCGATGCGGAAGATTTGGCCCGACTTGGTTACAAGCAGGAGTTAAAACGCAATCTTACGTTTTTTTCTAACTTTGCGATCGCTTTTTCGTTTATTTCGGCCACAACAGGTATATTCGGCTTGTTTGGCAACGGTCTGTCAACCGGTGGACCGGCATTTATCTGGAGTTGGCCAGTTGTATTCATCGGGCAGCTGCTTGTGGCACTGACGATGGCAGAAGTTGCTTCTCATTATCCAATTGCCGGATCGATTTATCAATGGTGCAAGAATCTGGTCGGACCGTCGTACGCGTGGTTTGCCGGATGGATTTACTTGGTTGCGCTTTTGGCAACGATTGCTGCTGTTGACTACGGGGGAGCGCCGTATGTTGCGCAGCTTCTCGGATGGGATGCGGGAAATACGAGTACATTGTTTGGCATTACGGTTGTAATGGTTGTACTGCACACATTGATCAATGCTTTTGGTGTAAAATTAACAGCTCTTATTAATAACATTGGAATGGTAGCAGAAATTGCGGTGATGATTGTGCTGGCCACTGCGTTGTTTCTTGTCGGTGTACATCATCCAATCACATTTACACTCGAAACGGCGGGAACAGCTGGGGATGGCAGTTATTTGCCTGTATTTCTGACCGCGATGCTCATGTCAACCTGGGTGCTGTTTGGGTTTGATTCTGCTGGCAGTCTCGCAGAAGAAGTAATTGACCCACGCCGCGTAGTTCCGAAGACCATTGTCTCTTCACTTGTGCTTACGTTTTTTGTTGGAGGTCTTGCTCTGCTGGCATTTGTGCTTGCCATTCCAGACCTTGATACAGCTATGCAGTCTAAGGTAGCGCTTTCGTACGTGCTGGAGAGCAATCTAGGACAGGGTGTGGCAAATGGGTTTATTGTCCTGGCAGTGTTGGCGATTTTTGTCTGTGGGACTGCTGTACAGGCAACCGTTTCCCGTCTGTTATATTCATTTGGCCGCGATGAAAAAGTACCGTTTTCTTTCCTGTGGGTGAAAGTATCGCCCAAATATGAAACGCCCATTCCAGCTATTTTGTTTAGTGGGGCCTTTACCATTATCCTGACGATGTCAGCATCTGCTCTGACATACATCGTAAATATCTGCACGATTGGCATTTATTTATCCTACTTTAGTATTTCACTTGGAGCGCTCATCGCCCGCAAGAGGGGGTGGGACGGTACGGCTGCCCCGTGGAATCTTGGGAAATGGGGAAGAACTGTCAATGTGCTGTCGTCTATCTGGGGATTATTTGTAATTGGCAACCTCTGCTGGCCGCGTACACCGGATGCTCCGTGGTATGTCAATTATGCCATGCCACTGCTCGTCGCTGTTGTGATGGCATTGGGCGGGTTGTATTATATGACGATTATCCGTCCAAAAGAGAAAGTAGCTGTATTTGAAGAAACCCTTTCTTCTGCAGAGCTGTCTGAATCGTAA
- a CDS encoding stalk domain-containing protein, with protein sequence MKKIVPSAIALSLALTFAASPAALAQPNSTTTKSANTKKTKAPSKTVTEPVTYTKSLVTVYSNNKKITFPRSPVVVNDVLLVPMRDMFNSIGATVYWDDKTRTITAQKGNDKVILKIGKKSGTKNGKAITFSTAPEIINGTTMVPVRLAAESFDLAVTWDAKKKAIFIQEKNSVSTQPKPAPTQPAETTPEPDKQEQANLAAKLLAMQLAEAVASGSTSGVRTALNAGANPNTAPDNTGVTPLMSAISGGKLDIARILLTKKADPNIQNDAGKTALMYAIERNNIEAINLLLSYKADRSAQTKLGEDALSLAYKNGSTDVARLFSSLSFREAATVDELRNNLTCSVIDGISANDLGLSTGEAVMYVTLSDQNALKTFRALSDEAKKELIYSVAFKNWSDVTGASTCRVLIRFEGRTLLTTDLTASTPLSAVKWK encoded by the coding sequence ATGAAGAAAATAGTCCCGTCTGCGATTGCGCTATCACTGGCCTTAACTTTTGCTGCTTCTCCAGCTGCCCTGGCGCAACCAAATTCAACTACAACCAAGTCCGCCAATACAAAAAAAACGAAGGCACCGTCTAAAACAGTCACCGAGCCCGTAACGTATACGAAGTCGCTCGTTACGGTATACAGCAATAATAAGAAGATTACCTTCCCTCGTTCGCCCGTTGTCGTTAATGATGTCCTACTCGTTCCGATGCGGGATATGTTTAATTCGATCGGCGCCACCGTTTACTGGGATGACAAGACACGCACGATAACGGCTCAAAAAGGAAACGATAAAGTCATCTTAAAAATCGGCAAAAAGTCAGGCACCAAAAATGGAAAAGCGATTACGTTTAGCACCGCACCAGAAATCATTAACGGTACAACCATGGTACCTGTCCGACTGGCCGCTGAATCATTCGATCTCGCTGTGACGTGGGATGCGAAAAAGAAAGCGATCTTTATTCAAGAAAAAAATTCGGTCAGCACGCAGCCAAAACCAGCTCCGACGCAACCAGCCGAGACAACACCAGAACCCGATAAACAGGAACAGGCGAACCTTGCAGCGAAACTGCTCGCCATGCAACTGGCAGAAGCAGTCGCATCCGGCAGTACCAGCGGCGTGCGGACTGCTCTGAATGCTGGCGCAAACCCGAATACGGCTCCTGACAATACAGGTGTCACGCCGCTCATGTCTGCGATATCTGGCGGCAAACTGGATATCGCCCGCATCCTGCTTACGAAAAAAGCGGACCCCAATATTCAAAATGACGCAGGCAAGACCGCTCTTATGTATGCTATAGAACGCAATAATATAGAAGCGATCAATCTGCTGCTGTCTTATAAAGCAGACCGATCAGCACAAACGAAACTCGGAGAAGATGCCCTTTCTCTCGCTTATAAAAACGGATCTACCGATGTGGCACGTCTGTTCTCCTCCTTGTCTTTTCGGGAGGCTGCTACAGTAGACGAACTACGAAATAACCTCACCTGCTCTGTTATTGACGGAATTAGCGCAAACGATCTTGGCTTGAGTACAGGCGAAGCCGTCATGTATGTAACTCTTTCTGACCAAAATGCGCTAAAAACGTTCCGTGCTCTGTCAGATGAAGCAAAAAAAGAGTTGATTTACAGTGTCGCATTCAAAAATTGGAGTGATGTCACAGGTGCAAGCACCTGCCGGGTACTCATCCGATTCGAAGGGCGCACATTGCTCACAACCGATCTTACCGCAAGTACACCTCTATCTGCTGTGAAGTGGAAATGA
- a CDS encoding LysM peptidoglycan-binding domain-containing protein, with amino-acid sequence MIIRKRVAATLLCTFLLSPLGTASDVLAATQVSAKTASTTATKQTAKVTALIDGDTMRVTINGKADVIQLIGVAATASTYTKKTVVGKTVTLEYDKVKRDKYGRLYAYVWLNKQLFNADIIRKGYAKLAQSGSNVKYASLLKAAVAPLTPPPPPPPPTPISQDTTDTPLKLTVKDGKLMVVMKQSNTKIHTVQSGDSLWKLGKQYGTTIEAICDANKITADTILKIGQSLIIPTSTSVYVPVETATE; translated from the coding sequence ATGATTATACGCAAACGAGTCGCAGCCACCCTGCTCTGCACCTTCCTGCTGTCCCCGCTCGGTACAGCATCAGATGTTTTGGCAGCTACACAGGTATCCGCTAAAACAGCAAGCACAACGGCAACAAAACAAACCGCTAAAGTGACCGCTCTAATAGATGGGGATACCATGCGCGTCACAATTAACGGAAAAGCAGATGTAATTCAGTTAATTGGGGTAGCAGCTACAGCAAGTACATATACAAAAAAAACAGTAGTCGGCAAAACCGTAACCCTTGAATACGACAAAGTAAAGCGGGATAAATACGGCCGCCTGTATGCTTATGTCTGGTTGAACAAGCAGCTATTTAATGCCGACATCATTCGAAAAGGATATGCGAAATTGGCGCAATCGGGAAGTAATGTGAAGTATGCATCTTTGCTCAAAGCAGCGGTGGCTCCGTTAACTCCACCGCCACCTCCACCGCCACCTACTCCTATTTCACAAGACACGACTGACACCCCCTTGAAACTCACAGTAAAAGACGGAAAACTGATGGTCGTGATGAAGCAAAGCAACACAAAAATCCACACGGTACAGTCAGGAGATTCCCTCTGGAAGCTTGGCAAACAGTATGGAACTACAATCGAGGCAATCTGTGACGCCAATAAGATAACAGCAGACACGATTCTAAAAATCGGACAGTCTCTGATCATTCCTACATCCACAAGCGTGTATGTTCCAGTTGAAACAGCTACTGAATAG